One segment of Candidatus Methylomirabilis sp. DNA contains the following:
- a CDS encoding BrnT family toxin, which produces MFSFEWDPGKAANNERKHGVSFDEAVTVFGDPLAVTFSDTDHSENEDRSRTYGISGKGRLLVVVHTERPGNVRIVSARKATRYEQSIYTQG; this is translated from the coding sequence GTGTTTAGCTTCGAATGGGATCCTGGGAAGGCCGCGAACAATGAGCGGAAACATGGCGTCTCCTTCGACGAAGCGGTGACGGTATTCGGCGATCCGCTGGCGGTGACGTTCTCGGATACCGATCATTCGGAGAACGAAGATCGGAGTCGAACGTACGGTATATCGGGCAAGGGTAGGCTTCTCGTAGTGGTTCATACTGAAAGACCTGGCAATGTACGAATCGTTAGCGCAAGAAAGGCGACACGTTATGAGCAGAGCATCTACACGCAAGGTTGA